A DNA window from Halostella litorea contains the following coding sequences:
- a CDS encoding branched-chain amino acid ABC transporter permease yields the protein MRELFARFGRSERSAGNQILTTGGRYALVAIVGLLALLGPVAAILEPFWLFVLVQILVFALLALSLDFVFGYAGLLSFGHAAMFGAGGYAAAILVAEVTPNALVVLPLAMLTGVVVAAVIGWFSVRARGIYFAMLTLAFAQMFYVIAFADVPAMVAGAESVTGGDNGIYGVALYELFGIVDFSDRINYYFMALALVTLSLVALVRLANSPFGRALQGIRENEERMAFVGYDVQRYKVVGFAISGGFAGLAGGLYVPFQSLAHPQLLHWTVSGELVVMLLLGGMGTLWGPMLGATAVILMEEMLAGVAAWEIILGGVFVVVVIFAPRGLAGVVVSLKNDPRNALKNAKDALLTYVRKVRGER from the coding sequence ATGCGCGAACTCTTCGCCCGCTTCGGTCGCTCCGAGCGGTCGGCCGGCAACCAGATCCTCACCACCGGCGGGCGCTACGCGCTCGTCGCCATCGTCGGGTTGCTGGCGCTGCTCGGGCCGGTCGCGGCGATACTCGAACCGTTCTGGCTGTTCGTCCTCGTGCAGATACTGGTGTTTGCCCTGCTGGCGCTCAGCCTCGACTTCGTCTTCGGCTACGCAGGCCTGCTGTCGTTCGGCCACGCCGCGATGTTCGGCGCGGGCGGCTACGCGGCGGCGATACTGGTCGCCGAGGTGACGCCGAACGCACTGGTCGTCCTGCCGCTGGCGATGCTGACCGGCGTCGTCGTCGCGGCGGTGATCGGCTGGTTCAGCGTCCGCGCTCGGGGCATCTACTTCGCCATGCTCACGCTGGCGTTCGCCCAGATGTTCTACGTGATCGCCTTCGCCGACGTGCCGGCGATGGTCGCCGGCGCGGAGTCGGTCACCGGCGGCGACAACGGCATTTACGGCGTGGCGCTGTACGAACTGTTCGGGATCGTCGACTTCTCGGACCGCATCAACTACTACTTCATGGCGCTGGCGCTGGTCACGCTGTCGCTCGTCGCGCTCGTCCGCCTCGCCAACTCCCCCTTCGGCCGCGCGCTTCAGGGGATCCGCGAGAACGAGGAGCGCATGGCGTTCGTCGGCTACGACGTCCAGCGCTACAAGGTGGTCGGCTTCGCCATCAGCGGCGGCTTCGCCGGGCTGGCCGGCGGGCTGTACGTCCCGTTCCAGAGCCTCGCCCATCCCCAGTTGCTCCACTGGACGGTCAGCGGGGAACTCGTCGTCATGCTGCTGCTCGGCGGCATGGGGACGCTGTGGGGACCGATGCTCGGCGCGACGGCCGTCATCCTCATGGAGGAGATGCTGGCTGGCGTCGCCGCCTGGGAGATCATCCTCGGCGGGGTGTTCGTCGTGGTCGTCATCTTCGCCCCGCGGGGCCTCGCCGGGGTCGTCGTCTCCCTGAAGAACGACCCGCGGAACGCGCTGAAAAACGCCAAGGACGCGCTCCTGACGTACGTCAGGAAGGTGCGGGGGGAACGATGA
- a CDS encoding ABC transporter substrate-binding protein, whose translation MSPNSETGANKQGQGRRTRFSGSSRRRFLVGGATAGATALGGCLGGLTGSDDGDDTVTVGYVLPFSGTYSLLGESIVNGFEMYVEQNDGQIGGREVEYVQRDTEANTDRGVSITREMLIDAGADVLVGPVSSAVAIAMMQTVQNEGSAIWLNANAGDYRVVQEGCLKYHFRTSFNDWQTSAPLAPWVYDNVADNAVLAYADYAFGQNSKNFFREAFEEAGGEVVGEVGVPLGSDDYSPYLGEIEDSGADAVFSFFAGADAVNYITQFSEFGLDEQMTQTGSGFLLSEDTLPAQGEAALGKYSLLHYTPSKQTDRNQTFVENYQGEHDTRPNVYACQGYDSAQAIDAAVADVDGTDPDDLADSLSGMEIDSPRGSFQFHPETNDPIQDMDVRQVVETDDGVDNEVVTTLDRPEIPTWGCSL comes from the coding sequence ATGTCTCCCAATAGCGAGACTGGCGCGAACAAGCAGGGACAGGGTCGGCGAACGCGGTTCTCAGGGTCGTCGCGACGTCGCTTCCTCGTCGGCGGGGCGACGGCGGGTGCGACCGCACTCGGCGGCTGTCTGGGCGGCCTCACCGGCAGCGACGACGGCGACGACACGGTGACCGTCGGCTACGTGCTCCCCTTCTCGGGCACGTACTCGCTGCTCGGCGAGAGCATCGTCAACGGGTTCGAGATGTACGTCGAGCAGAACGACGGCCAGATCGGCGGCCGCGAGGTCGAGTACGTCCAGCGGGACACGGAGGCAAACACCGACCGCGGCGTCTCCATCACCCGCGAGATGCTGATCGATGCGGGGGCCGACGTGCTCGTCGGGCCGGTGTCCAGCGCCGTCGCCATCGCCATGATGCAGACCGTCCAGAACGAGGGCAGCGCCATCTGGCTGAACGCCAACGCCGGCGACTACCGCGTCGTCCAGGAGGGCTGTCTGAAGTACCACTTCCGGACCTCCTTCAACGACTGGCAGACCAGCGCCCCGCTCGCGCCGTGGGTGTACGACAACGTCGCGGACAACGCCGTGCTCGCCTACGCCGACTACGCCTTCGGGCAGAACTCCAAGAACTTCTTCCGCGAGGCGTTCGAGGAGGCCGGCGGCGAGGTCGTCGGCGAGGTCGGCGTCCCGCTGGGCTCGGACGACTACTCCCCCTACCTCGGCGAGATCGAGGACAGCGGCGCGGACGCTGTGTTCTCCTTCTTCGCCGGGGCCGACGCGGTCAACTACATCACCCAGTTCAGCGAGTTCGGCCTCGACGAGCAGATGACCCAGACCGGGAGCGGCTTCCTCCTCTCGGAGGACACCCTCCCGGCGCAGGGCGAGGCGGCGCTTGGCAAGTACTCGCTGCTCCACTACACGCCGTCCAAGCAGACCGACCGGAACCAGACGTTCGTCGAGAACTACCAGGGCGAACACGACACCCGGCCGAACGTGTACGCCTGCCAGGGGTACGACTCGGCGCAGGCCATCGACGCGGCGGTCGCGGACGTCGACGGCACCGACCCGGACGACCTCGCCGACTCCCTCAGCGGGATGGAGATCGACAGCCCGCGGGGCTCGTTCCAGTTCCACCCCGAGACGAACGACCCGATCCAGGACATGGACGTCCGCCAGGTCGTCGAGACCGACGACGGGGTCGACAACGAGGTCGTCACGACGCTCGACCGGCCCGAGATCCCCACCTGGGGCTGCAGCCTGTGA
- a CDS encoding enoyl-CoA hydratase/isomerase family protein — protein sequence MTRTERVHEGVRLEFVADGDVARLVMERGDAPLNVFTPPQVEAMAEAVEALAGDVGSLVLYGEPEFSAGADLRSVESAPEEMRAAKVDTIAAASNRFIRTLRRFPAPVIAAVSGVAAGGGLGFTLACDLVVLHRDAVLNTGYARVGLTPDNATPFFLAQTVGPYRARELLFDPEPIPAEEAVDLGLANRRVDRPDDEFLDAATEWAAKLADGPTTVYEETKALIDSTYAGRLDEHLEEERDTIKRVSDSAVFAEGLEAFMTDRDPEWGQDG from the coding sequence ATGACCCGCACCGAGCGCGTCCACGAGGGCGTCCGCCTGGAGTTCGTCGCGGACGGCGACGTGGCCCGCCTCGTGATGGAGCGGGGCGACGCGCCGCTGAACGTGTTCACGCCGCCGCAGGTCGAGGCGATGGCCGAGGCCGTCGAGGCGCTGGCCGGCGACGTGGGGTCGCTCGTCCTCTACGGCGAACCGGAGTTCTCCGCCGGCGCGGACCTGCGGTCGGTCGAGTCCGCGCCCGAGGAGATGCGCGCGGCGAAGGTCGACACCATCGCCGCCGCGTCGAACCGGTTCATCCGGACGCTCCGCCGCTTTCCCGCGCCCGTCATCGCGGCGGTGTCCGGCGTCGCGGCGGGCGGCGGCCTCGGCTTCACGCTCGCCTGCGACCTCGTCGTGCTCCACCGCGACGCGGTGTTGAACACCGGCTACGCCCGCGTCGGGCTGACCCCGGACAACGCCACGCCGTTCTTCCTCGCCCAGACGGTCGGCCCGTACCGCGCTCGCGAACTGCTGTTCGACCCGGAGCCGATCCCCGCCGAGGAGGCCGTCGACCTGGGCCTCGCCAACCGGCGGGTCGACCGCCCAGACGACGAGTTCCTCGACGCCGCGACGGAGTGGGCGGCGAAGCTCGCGGACGGCCCGACGACGGTGTACGAGGAGACGAAGGCACTGATCGACTCGACGTACGCCGGGCGGCTGGACGAGCACCTGGAGGAAGAACGGGACACGATCAAACGGGTCAGCGACTCCGCCGTCTTCGCCGAGGGGCTGGAGGCGTTCATGACCGACCGCGACCCGGAGTGGGGGCAGGATGGCTGA
- a CDS encoding ABC transporter ATP-binding protein: MSDALLRTDQVTKKFGPLTAVDDVSLSVPAGDITSIIGPNGAGKTTLFNLFTGKHAPTDGHIEFRGERIDGAEPHELVSRGIVRSFQITNFFDDLTALENVRLATQARYSGFGVSDFVRHYNTLDDAMDDAEAVLERIGLGHVADRTAANLSYGQRRHLEIGIAVAADPDLLLMDEPTAGMSPEETVETVELIERIAEDTTIVLIEHDMEIVMDISDHVAVMNGGELLAWGPPAEIREDERVQKAYLGGG; this comes from the coding sequence GTGAGCGACGCGCTCCTGCGCACCGACCAGGTGACCAAGAAGTTCGGCCCGCTCACCGCCGTCGACGACGTGTCGCTGTCGGTGCCGGCCGGCGACATCACGTCGATCATCGGGCCGAACGGGGCCGGCAAGACGACGCTGTTCAACCTCTTTACCGGCAAGCACGCGCCGACGGACGGACACATCGAGTTCCGCGGGGAGCGCATCGACGGCGCGGAGCCCCACGAACTCGTCTCCCGCGGGATCGTCCGGTCGTTCCAGATCACGAACTTCTTCGACGACCTGACCGCGCTGGAGAACGTCCGGCTCGCCACGCAGGCCCGCTACAGCGGGTTCGGGGTCTCGGACTTCGTCCGGCACTACAACACCCTCGACGATGCGATGGACGACGCGGAGGCCGTGCTGGAGCGCATCGGCCTCGGGCACGTCGCCGACCGGACGGCGGCGAACCTCTCGTACGGGCAGCGCCGCCACCTGGAGATCGGGATCGCGGTCGCCGCCGACCCCGACCTCCTGCTGATGGACGAGCCGACCGCCGGGATGAGCCCGGAGGAGACCGTCGAGACCGTCGAACTGATAGAGCGGATCGCCGAGGACACCACTATCGTCCTCATCGAACACGACATGGAGATCGTCATGGACATATCCGACCACGTCGCGGTGATGAACGGCGGCGAACTGCTCGCGTGGGGGCCGCCCGCGGAGATACGGGAGGACGAACGCGTCCAGAAAGCGTACCTCGGAGGTGGGTGA
- a CDS encoding CoA transferase subunit A — translation MTADPPATLREAVSRISPGSSVAAGLALEHAIPFAVGHELIRQGTDDLTLVGPISDLLFDQLVGADAVSRIRAAWVGNVSAGTGYRFREAVESDEIAVENHSNFSIALALKAGALGVPYLPTKSLLGSDVFAESDLFRRGEDPFTGDEVAQVPAIEPDWAVVHAQRASPAGDVHLWGNTGIVDPAVGAAENVLVTAEEVVDSETITSDPSRTAITREQVAAVVECPFGAHPSPVTGHYNRDNEYFLDYHDRTDTQAGYEEWADEWVYGVDDREEYMGKVDADLSVTEPTVAAEVRYGQ, via the coding sequence ATGACAGCAGATCCGCCAGCGACGCTCCGGGAGGCGGTGTCGCGGATATCGCCGGGCAGTTCCGTCGCCGCGGGGCTCGCGCTCGAACACGCGATCCCCTTCGCCGTCGGCCACGAGTTGATCAGACAGGGGACCGACGACCTCACCCTCGTCGGGCCGATAAGCGACCTGCTTTTCGACCAGCTCGTCGGGGCCGACGCCGTGTCGCGGATCCGCGCGGCGTGGGTCGGCAACGTCAGCGCCGGGACGGGCTACCGGTTCCGCGAGGCCGTCGAGAGCGACGAGATAGCGGTCGAGAACCACTCCAACTTCAGCATCGCGCTCGCGCTGAAGGCCGGCGCGCTCGGCGTGCCGTACCTCCCCACGAAGTCGCTGCTGGGGAGCGACGTGTTCGCGGAGAGCGACCTGTTCCGGCGCGGCGAGGACCCGTTCACCGGCGACGAGGTCGCGCAGGTCCCCGCCATCGAGCCGGACTGGGCGGTCGTCCACGCCCAGCGCGCCAGCCCCGCCGGCGACGTGCACCTGTGGGGCAACACCGGCATCGTCGACCCGGCCGTCGGGGCGGCGGAGAACGTGCTCGTCACCGCCGAGGAGGTCGTGGACAGCGAGACCATAACGAGCGACCCGAGCCGGACCGCGATCACCCGCGAGCAGGTGGCGGCCGTCGTCGAGTGCCCGTTCGGGGCACACCCCTCGCCGGTGACCGGCCACTACAACCGCGACAACGAGTACTTCCTCGACTACCACGACCGGACCGACACGCAGGCGGGCTACGAAGAGTGGGCCGACGAGTGGGTGTACGGCGTCGACGACCGCGAGGAGTACATGGGGAAGGTGGACGCCGACCTCTCTGTCACCGAGCCGACCGTCGCCGCGGAGGTGCGCTATGGCCAGTGA
- a CDS encoding ABC transporter ATP-binding protein — protein MADELLSVDGIDTHYGESHVLFDVSLSVGRGEIVALVGRNGAGKTTTLRSIMCLTPVTSGEITKDGEPIHGLEPHDVRRRGVSWVPEERRVFGDLTVEENLRLAAHSGGDGGFEDVYERFPRLDERRDQKAGTMSGGEQQMLAIARGLLGPETDLLLLDEPSEGLAPQIVDDVADTIRELNEDGVTILLVEQNAEMALGLADRAYVLETGEVVHESPAGELLGDREAMENYLGVK, from the coding sequence ATGGCCGACGAACTGCTGTCGGTGGACGGCATCGACACCCACTACGGCGAGAGCCACGTGCTGTTCGACGTCTCGCTGTCGGTCGGCCGCGGCGAGATCGTCGCCCTGGTCGGCCGAAACGGGGCCGGCAAGACGACGACGCTGCGAAGCATCATGTGCCTGACGCCGGTCACGTCCGGCGAGATCACGAAGGACGGCGAGCCGATCCACGGGCTCGAACCCCACGACGTCCGCCGGCGCGGCGTCTCGTGGGTGCCCGAGGAGCGGCGCGTGTTCGGCGACCTGACCGTCGAGGAGAACCTGCGGCTCGCCGCCCACTCCGGCGGCGACGGCGGGTTCGAGGACGTGTACGAGCGGTTCCCCCGCCTCGACGAGCGCCGGGACCAGAAGGCCGGCACGATGAGCGGCGGCGAACAGCAGATGCTCGCCATCGCGCGGGGGCTGCTCGGCCCCGAGACGGACCTGCTCCTGCTCGACGAGCCGAGCGAGGGGCTGGCACCCCAGATCGTCGACGACGTGGCCGACACGATCCGGGAACTCAACGAGGACGGCGTCACGATCCTCCTGGTCGAGCAGAACGCCGAGATGGCGCTCGGGTTGGCCGACCGAGCGTACGTCCTCGAGACCGGCGAGGTCGTCCACGAGTCCCCCGCCGGCGAACTGCTGGGCGACCGGGAGGCGATGGAGAACTACCTGGGGGTGAAGTGA
- a CDS encoding branched-chain amino acid ABC transporter permease produces MVDVTTVLRATLLGLQLGMTLALVAAGLTLIFGMLDVINFAHGALYMLGAYFGVVVVSELGSFWAALVIAPLLVAAVGAAIEILSLRPLYGRNPLYHILLTFGLAIMIEGIVVEVWGGQSYRIPAPDALSGTLSLGSLSYPVYWMFVLAVSTALIGAIWLVISQSDVGILIRASAHDTEMVDALGVDVSKVFTGVVVFGAALAGVAGVLLGASRSVNPGMGFGVIIQAFVIVVIGGLGSFKGAVYGALLIGLMTAYGALIAPSLTDLFIFALMAVVLIVKPSGLFGATEAA; encoded by the coding sequence ATGGTAGACGTCACGACCGTGCTCCGGGCGACGCTGCTCGGACTCCAGCTAGGCATGACGCTGGCGCTCGTCGCCGCGGGGCTCACCCTCATCTTCGGCATGCTCGACGTGATCAACTTCGCCCACGGCGCGCTGTACATGCTCGGCGCGTACTTCGGCGTCGTCGTGGTGTCCGAACTGGGGAGCTTCTGGGCCGCGCTGGTTATCGCGCCGCTGCTCGTCGCCGCCGTCGGCGCGGCGATCGAGATACTGTCGCTCCGCCCGCTGTACGGGCGCAACCCGCTCTATCACATCCTGCTCACGTTCGGGCTGGCGATCATGATAGAGGGGATCGTCGTCGAGGTGTGGGGCGGCCAGTCCTACCGGATCCCGGCCCCCGACGCGCTGTCCGGGACGCTCTCGCTCGGTTCGCTGAGCTACCCGGTGTACTGGATGTTCGTCCTCGCGGTCAGCACGGCGCTGATCGGGGCGATCTGGCTGGTCATCTCGCAAAGCGACGTCGGGATCCTCATCCGGGCCAGCGCCCACGACACCGAGATGGTCGACGCGCTCGGCGTCGACGTGTCGAAGGTGTTCACCGGCGTCGTCGTGTTCGGGGCCGCGCTCGCGGGCGTCGCCGGCGTCCTGCTCGGCGCGTCCCGCTCGGTGAACCCCGGGATGGGCTTCGGCGTCATCATCCAGGCGTTCGTCATCGTCGTGATCGGCGGCCTCGGGAGCTTCAAGGGGGCCGTCTACGGCGCGTTGCTGATCGGCCTGATGACGGCCTACGGCGCGCTGATCGCGCCGTCGCTGACCGACCTGTTCATCTTCGCGCTGATGGCGGTGGTACTGATCGTGAAACCGAGCGGCCTGTTCGGCGCAACGGAGGCGGCGTAG
- a CDS encoding gamma carbonic anhydrase family protein has product MAYLVGDVTVAERASVWPFVCVRGDYGPVSVGSETNVQDFTMLHEATLGSGVTVGHNVVVDRATVGDDTLIGMSSTILPEASVGDDCIVAAGTVVREGQEIPDGHMAYGSPPETKPIGEDRKEQIRWYCEEYLRLSERYREAEAPLGRADVGGGAER; this is encoded by the coding sequence ATGGCGTACCTCGTCGGCGACGTGACCGTCGCCGAACGGGCGAGCGTCTGGCCGTTCGTCTGCGTCCGCGGCGACTACGGTCCCGTCAGCGTCGGCAGCGAGACGAACGTCCAGGACTTCACGATGCTCCACGAGGCGACGCTCGGCTCCGGCGTGACCGTCGGCCACAACGTCGTGGTCGACCGCGCCACCGTCGGCGACGACACGCTGATCGGCATGTCGAGTACGATCCTGCCGGAGGCCTCCGTCGGCGACGACTGCATCGTCGCGGCGGGCACCGTCGTCCGCGAGGGTCAGGAGATACCGGACGGCCACATGGCGTACGGGTCGCCGCCGGAGACCAAGCCCATCGGCGAGGACCGGAAAGAGCAGATCCGGTGGTACTGCGAGGAGTACCTTCGGCTCTCGGAGCGGTACCGGGAGGCCGAGGCACCCCTCGGGCGCGCCGACGTGGGGGGTGGGGCGGAGCGATGA